One region of Cheilinus undulatus linkage group 4, ASM1832078v1, whole genome shotgun sequence genomic DNA includes:
- the ucp1 gene encoding mitochondrial brown fat uncoupling protein 1 — protein sequence MVGLKPSDVPPPLGVKMASAGLAACIADIVTFPLDTAKVRLQIQGEKTPVGGIRYRGVFGTIATMVRTEGPRSLYNGLVAGLQRQVCFASIRIGLYDNVKNFYTGGKDDPNVLIRILAGCTTGAMAVSFAQPTDVVKVRFQAQMNLDGVARRYSGTMQAYKHIFQNEGIRGLWKGTLPNITRNALVNCTELVTYDLIKEAILRHKLMSDNLPCHFVSAFGAGFVTTVIASPVDVVKTRYMNSPPGQYKSAINCAWTMMTKEGPTAFYKGFVPSFLRLGSWNIVMFVSFEQIKRAMMVTKKKMEATS from the exons ATGGTGGGACTCAAACCCTCAGATGTTCCTCCTCCTCTGGGAGTGAAGATGGCGAGTGCTGGACTCGCAGCCTGTATAGCTGACATTGTCACTTTTCCTCTGGACACAGCCAAAGTCAGACTACAG ATTCAGGGAGAGAAGACACCAGTAGGAGGGATCCGCTACAGAGGGGTGTTTGGTACCATCGCCACCATGGTCCGGACAGAAGGGCCCCGGTCTCTGTACAACGGGCTGGTGGCCGGGCTGCAGAGACAAGTGTGCTTCGCCTCCATCAGAATCGGCCTCTACGACAATGTCAAAAACTTCTACACAGGAGGAAAAGACG ACCCTAACGTGCTGATCCGCATCCTGGCTGGTTGCACCACAGGCGCCATGGCTGTGTCCTTCGCACAACCTACTGATGTGGTCAAGGTTCGGTTCCAGGCCCAAATGAATCTAGATGGTGTAGCCCGTCGTTACAGTGGCACCATGCAAGCCTACAAACACATCTTTCAGAATGAAGGCATTCGTGGACTCTGGAAAG GCACACTACCAAACATCACCAGAAATGCACTTGTAAACTGCACAGAGCTGGTCACATATGACCTGATCAAAGAGGCCATCCTCAGACACAAGCTGATGTCAG ATAATCTGCCGTGCCACTTTGTATCAGCGTTTGGAGCTGGCTTTGTTACCACAGTGATCGCCTCTCCAGTAGACGTGGTGAAAACTCGATACATGAACTCGCCTCCAGGACAGTACAAGAGTGCAATAAACTGTGCCTGGACCATGATGACTAAAGAGGGACCCACAGCTTTCTACAAAGG aTTCGTGCCCTCGTTTCTGAGGTTGGGATCCTGGAACATTGTCATGTTTGTGTCATTTGAACAAATCAAGAGAGCCATGATGGTCACAAAGAAGAAGATGgaggccacaagctaa
- the elmod2 gene encoding ELMO domain-containing protein 2: MLRYLWQYVYTSFLRYWLKWLIRQATGTCELQRICSGYKPGATRTAKAEYSLCSSKNKVLKGALETSKDKLEQCVDQIMKEKSVKPQKDPKFRANLHICLLQIKGYSSLFVLVEDVRKEVFDSENQEHEAMLLKLWDLLMPNIKLESRITKQWGDIGFQGDDPKTDFRGMGMLGLINLVFFSENYTEEARQVLSHANHPKLGYSYAIVGINLTEMAYSLMKSGALKPHFYNTVQGTPELQHFHQLYCYLAYEFDKFWVAEEPESIMHFNQYREKFHSIVKTHLQDPDVSLTLTVRSKNEC; the protein is encoded by the exons ATGCTGCGGTATCTCTGGCAGTATGTCTACACATCCTTCTTGCGATACTGGCTAAAGTGGCTCATCAGGCAGGCAACAGGCACATGTGAACTACAGAGAATATGCTCTGGATATAAACCTGGGGCAACAAGGACAGCAAAAGCAG AATATTCTCTCTGCTCATCAAAGAACAAG GTTTTAAAAGGAGCTTTGGAAACTAGCAAGGATAAATTAGAGCAATGTGTGGATCAAATCATGAAAGAGAAGAGTGTCAAACCCCAGAAAGACCCAAA GTTCAGGGCAAACCTGCACATCTGTCTTCTTCAAATAAAAGGCTACAGCAGCCTGTTTGTGTTAGTGGAAGATGTGAGAAAAGAAGTCTTTGACTCGGAGAACCAAGAGCACGAGGCCATGCTGTTGAAG TTGTGGGATCTGTTGATGCCAAACATAAAACTGGAGTCCAGGATTACCAAACAGTGGGGAGACATTGGATTTCAAGGAGATGATCCAAAAACTGACTTCAGAGGAATGGGCATGCTGGGGCTAATCAACCTTGT TTTTTTCAGTGAAAACTACACAGAAGAGGCTCGTCAAGTGCTGTCTCATGCAAACCATCCTAAACTTGG GTATTCATACGCCATTGTTGGGATCAACTTGACAGAGATGGCCTACAGCCTCATGAAGAGTGGTgctttaaaaccacatttctACAACACAGTACAGGGAACACCTGAGCTTCAGCACTTTCATCAGCTCTACT GTTATCTGGCATATGAATTTGATAAATTCTGGGTGGCAGAAGAACCAGAAAGTATTATGCATTTCAACCAGTACAGAGAAAAATTCCATAGCATAGTGAAGACACATCTACAGGACCCTGATGTCTCCCTCACATTGACTGTCCGCTCTAAAAACGAATGTTAA